A stretch of the Dictyoglomus sp. genome encodes the following:
- a CDS encoding discoidin domain-containing protein — translation MIKRIKIISFFIFLLLLLGTNFAQNLEKASDAKLIIYEAPKTMKPAQGIKVKVGGHEVFVYDIPVNPHRRWLGNNEIELSSTPMCYFDFSGGIIRIEITKDKEIKSCNILPSSFNIIPNISGKNVTFFIRDPGFYTVIFDDSPENALHIFANPIEENIPDKNDPNVIFIEPGEWIIDNIPLQSGQTLYLSGGAVLHTSIHGIFLNNITIKGRGIIDGSIWKNWLTPGEIARVPINLRNSKGITIEGIIITNPNAWALNLYECENTIIKNVKIITARQNGDGITIQSSRNIHVSDSFVRSWDDSLVIKNYAGDSKFINFNNIQIWTDLAQSMEIGYETNKGMKENPIISDISFRDITVLYNFHKPVISIHNSDNALVKNIYYENIIVENALMGEGDAGENNQLIDFAILSSQWSSTKERGNVRNVYINNVKVLKGKFPPSRIIGYDENHTIENVNIKNLVILGKEIKSLEEGRFKINPFVKNINITQEKVVGKDFLSVPKTIIEGNGLVSPENLLIIKTPEQKEAEIPEKFKITQVIVPEKPSGENVALKKPISASSYQDVYMPRYAVDGRIKSYWEGKANTYPNIVIVDLQKECNIHTIRIALNPDKIWSKRVQTFEIKFSLDGETYKVLVPKADYIFDPMTSNIVDIKLPKREKVRYIQIIFYANTGATGGQIGELEIYE, via the coding sequence ATGATAAAAAGGATTAAAATTATTTCCTTTTTTATTTTTCTATTACTTTTGCTTGGCACAAATTTTGCTCAAAATTTAGAAAAAGCCTCCGATGCAAAACTTATTATTTATGAAGCCCCAAAAACTATGAAGCCAGCTCAAGGAATTAAAGTGAAAGTTGGAGGACATGAAGTTTTTGTTTACGATATTCCTGTAAATCCTCATAGGAGATGGTTAGGAAATAACGAAATAGAACTTTCTTCTACTCCCATGTGCTATTTTGATTTTAGTGGTGGAATCATCAGAATAGAAATTACAAAGGATAAAGAGATAAAATCTTGTAATATTCTTCCTTCTTCTTTTAATATTATCCCTAATATTTCCGGTAAAAATGTGACCTTTTTCATAAGAGATCCTGGATTTTATACCGTTATTTTTGATGACTCTCCAGAAAACGCCCTACATATCTTTGCTAATCCTATAGAAGAAAATATTCCTGATAAGAATGATCCTAATGTGATATTTATTGAACCTGGAGAATGGATTATAGATAATATTCCCCTACAAAGTGGACAAACTTTGTATTTATCTGGTGGTGCAGTCTTACATACTTCTATTCATGGGATATTTTTAAATAATATTACTATTAAAGGAAGAGGAATTATAGATGGAAGTATATGGAAAAATTGGTTAACCCCAGGAGAGATTGCAAGAGTTCCTATAAATTTAAGAAATAGTAAAGGAATAACTATAGAAGGGATAATTATTACAAATCCCAATGCTTGGGCACTAAATTTATACGAATGCGAAAACACTATTATAAAAAATGTTAAAATTATTACTGCACGCCAAAATGGAGATGGCATTACCATTCAATCTTCTAGAAATATTCATGTTTCTGACTCTTTCGTAAGAAGTTGGGACGATAGCTTGGTTATAAAAAACTATGCAGGAGATTCTAAATTTATAAACTTTAATAACATACAAATATGGACAGATCTTGCCCAATCTATGGAAATCGGATATGAAACCAACAAAGGAATGAAAGAAAATCCAATAATTTCTGATATTAGCTTTAGAGATATTACAGTACTCTATAATTTTCATAAGCCAGTAATAAGTATACATAATAGCGATAATGCTTTAGTTAAAAATATTTATTATGAAAATATTATAGTGGAAAATGCTCTTATGGGAGAAGGAGATGCAGGAGAAAATAATCAGTTAATTGATTTTGCAATTCTTTCTAGTCAATGGTCTTCTACTAAGGAAAGGGGAAATGTTAGAAATGTTTATATAAACAACGTAAAGGTATTAAAGGGAAAATTTCCCCCCTCAAGAATTATAGGTTACGATGAAAATCATACTATAGAGAATGTAAATATTAAGAATCTTGTAATTCTTGGTAAAGAGATAAAATCTCTTGAAGAAGGTAGATTTAAGATCAATCCTTTTGTAAAGAATATAAATATTACTCAGGAAAAGGTGGTAGGAAAAGATTTTCTAAGCGTTCCTAAAACTATTATTGAAGGTAATGGGCTTGTATCTCCTGAGAATCTTTTAATAATAAAAACTCCCGAACAGAAAGAAGCTGAAATTCCTGAAAAATTTAAAATTACTCAAGTAATTGTCCCTGAGAAACCTTCGGGGGAAAATGTTGCTCTTAAAAAGCCAATTTCTGCAAGTAGCTATCAAGATGTTTACATGCCAAGATATGCAGTAGATGGAAGAATTAAAAGCTATTGGGAAGGAAAAGCTAACACCTATCCTAATATTGTAATAGTTGATCTTCAGAAGGAATGTAATATTCATACTATAAGAATTGCTCTAAATCCAGATAAAATTTGGAGTAAAAGAGTTCAAACCTTTGAGATAAAATTTAGTCTTGATGGAGAAACTTATAAAGTATTAGTACCAAAGGCAGATTATATTTTTGATCCCATGACTAGTAATATTGTAGATATAAAACTTCCAAAAAGAGAAAAGGTAAGATATATCCAAATAATTTTTTATGCAAATACAGGGGCAACAGGAGGGCAGATTGGAGAATTAGAGATATATGAGTAA
- a CDS encoding glycoside hydrolase family 31 protein, whose product MEKKMIPWGKILSYEKSEESIIINGEYENLKIEFITDKIVRLHFSKDKNWNHNYSFAIEKKLPKSNFEILEKEKDLILKSKELFLLIDKNSGNIKIFNNGGDLLSSDYENLGYVRFKNKVYSFKKIDKEEAFLGLGEKLGGLNKKGKKFVNWNTDDPHHYPNTDPLYQTHPFFLAWNMNFSYGIFFDNTFRTFFNLGEENNKYFYFYADNGEMDYYFIYGPSPKEVIEGYTFLIGRYYMPPIWSLGYQQSKWGYGSLEKVKEIAENFRNKNIPCDVIYLDIDHLEDFKVFTVDKEKFPNMKELIEELDKKGFKLIPIVDPGVKKDVNFEIFKDGIEKDCFCKKSTGEIYIGYVWPGECVFPDFVKERVREWWGEKQRKIIDLGFSGVWNDMNEPSSFSHPLNSIYKTFEKNNTFWGIFSDHKDEVYYEKTFPKDVVHGEKGEYSHDEIHNVYGLLMVKASFEGWKKEKPNLRPLILTRAGYSGIQKYSAVWTGDNKSWWEHLYISIPMLQNLSISGVPFVGADVGGFGLDSSPELFARWIELGIFYPFLRNHSELNTKPQEPWSFGEEIENIARKYIKLRYRLIPYLYSLFWEAKEKGIPPLRALILEFPHDPETLYNDDEFMLGPNLLIAPIYREGARARVIYLPKGKWYDFWTRKIYEGNNYFSYYAPLDIIPVFIKEGSIIPLWEPQNYVGEKKQEVLEVLVFPSIGNFIYYEDDGISWNYQKKEYNLIKFSIKDNIFEIEYLHKNLPSERKIFRVNFLGRIIEIEDKGENIKIKL is encoded by the coding sequence ATGGAAAAGAAGATGATACCATGGGGAAAAATTTTATCATATGAAAAATCTGAGGAATCAATTATTATAAATGGAGAATATGAGAATCTTAAAATAGAATTTATTACAGATAAAATCGTTAGGCTTCATTTCTCAAAGGATAAAAATTGGAACCATAATTATTCCTTTGCTATAGAAAAGAAACTCCCTAAATCTAACTTTGAAATCTTAGAGAAGGAAAAAGATTTAATTTTAAAGAGTAAGGAGCTTTTTCTATTAATCGATAAAAATTCTGGTAATATTAAGATTTTTAATAATGGTGGGGATCTTTTATCTTCTGATTATGAGAATTTAGGTTATGTAAGATTTAAAAACAAAGTGTATTCTTTTAAAAAAATTGACAAAGAAGAGGCATTTTTGGGGCTAGGAGAAAAATTGGGAGGATTAAATAAAAAAGGTAAGAAATTTGTCAATTGGAATACTGATGATCCTCACCATTATCCTAATACAGATCCTTTATACCAAACTCATCCTTTCTTCCTAGCATGGAACATGAATTTTTCTTATGGGATATTTTTTGATAATACCTTTAGAACCTTTTTTAATTTAGGGGAGGAAAATAATAAATATTTTTATTTTTATGCTGATAATGGAGAAATGGATTACTACTTTATATATGGACCTTCACCAAAGGAAGTAATAGAAGGATACACCTTTCTTATTGGAAGATATTATATGCCTCCCATCTGGTCTTTAGGATATCAACAATCCAAATGGGGTTATGGAAGCTTAGAAAAAGTAAAAGAAATTGCTGAGAATTTCAGAAATAAAAATATCCCCTGTGATGTTATCTATTTAGATATAGACCATTTAGAAGATTTTAAGGTCTTTACTGTAGATAAGGAAAAATTTCCTAATATGAAAGAGTTAATTGAAGAATTAGATAAAAAAGGTTTTAAATTAATACCTATCGTAGATCCTGGGGTAAAAAAGGATGTAAATTTTGAAATATTTAAAGATGGAATTGAAAAAGATTGTTTTTGTAAAAAATCTACTGGAGAAATATATATAGGATATGTATGGCCTGGTGAGTGTGTCTTTCCTGATTTTGTAAAAGAAAGGGTAAGGGAATGGTGGGGAGAAAAACAAAGGAAAATCATTGACCTAGGATTTTCAGGTGTCTGGAATGATATGAATGAGCCTTCTTCCTTTTCTCATCCCCTGAATTCTATCTATAAAACCTTTGAGAAAAATAATACTTTTTGGGGGATATTTTCTGACCACAAAGATGAAGTTTATTATGAAAAGACCTTTCCTAAGGATGTAGTTCATGGAGAAAAGGGAGAATATTCTCATGATGAGATCCATAATGTTTACGGTCTTCTTATGGTGAAGGCAAGTTTTGAAGGCTGGAAGAAGGAAAAACCTAATCTTCGCCCCCTTATTCTGACAAGAGCAGGATATTCAGGAATACAAAAATACTCTGCAGTATGGACAGGAGATAATAAAAGTTGGTGGGAGCATCTTTATATAAGCATTCCTATGCTTCAAAACTTAAGCATATCTGGAGTTCCCTTTGTAGGAGCAGATGTAGGAGGATTTGGTTTAGATTCTTCACCAGAACTATTTGCAAGATGGATAGAATTAGGAATTTTCTATCCCTTTCTTAGAAATCATTCAGAGTTAAATACAAAACCTCAAGAACCTTGGTCTTTTGGAGAGGAAATTGAAAATATTGCAAGAAAATATATAAAACTTAGATATAGACTTATTCCATATCTTTACTCACTTTTTTGGGAAGCAAAAGAAAAGGGAATACCTCCTTTAAGAGCTTTAATTCTTGAATTCCCTCATGATCCTGAAACTCTTTATAATGATGATGAATTCATGTTAGGTCCAAATTTATTAATTGCTCCAATTTATAGAGAAGGAGCAAGAGCGAGAGTAATATATCTCCCTAAGGGAAAATGGTATGATTTCTGGACTAGGAAAATTTATGAAGGAAATAATTATTTTTCTTACTATGCTCCTTTGGATATAATACCTGTATTTATAAAAGAAGGAAGCATAATTCCCCTATGGGAACCTCAAAACTATGTGGGAGAAAAAAAACAAGAAGTCTTAGAAGTCCTTGTTTTTCCTTCCATAGGAAATTTTATATATTATGAAGATGATGGTATTTCCTGGAATTATCAAAAGAAAGAATACAATTTAATTAAGTTTTCCATTAAAGATAATATTTTTGAAATTGAATATCTTCATAAAAATCTCCCTTCTGAAAGAAAAATTTTCAGAGTAAATTTTTTAGGAAGAATCATAGAGATTGAAGATAAAGGAGAGAATATAAAAATAAAATTATAA
- a CDS encoding sugar ABC transporter permease — MFRKYRKDISGWLIMLPGIILFSFYIWEPLLASIVMSFYSAKGIRLERFVGLQNYIAVLNHPDFKSAFSNTFSYTFWSLIIGFLVPIILAIILNEIIHFKGFFRISIYLPNVIPGLAVTIMWLFIYRAGRTGLLNIILGNFGFPPQAWLTKSHLVIPLIVLFMTWRSAGATTLIYLAGLQGIDQELYEAATIDGANIWARLKYITLPQIYNLARTLLILQIIFVFQVLYEPLVLTNGGPNNASISLMLLVYKYAFEKFDYPKAVSVSVIIALVLIILTGLYNKLVKENEM, encoded by the coding sequence ATGTTTAGAAAATATAGAAAAGATATATCAGGATGGCTAATCATGCTTCCTGGTATCATTCTTTTTAGTTTCTATATTTGGGAACCTCTATTAGCAAGTATTGTTATGTCCTTTTACTCTGCAAAGGGGATAAGATTGGAAAGATTTGTAGGTTTACAGAATTATATAGCAGTCCTAAATCATCCTGACTTTAAATCTGCCTTTTCTAATACTTTTTCTTATACTTTTTGGTCTTTGATTATAGGATTTTTAGTTCCTATAATTCTTGCAATTATTCTTAATGAAATTATTCATTTTAAAGGATTTTTCAGAATTTCTATATATCTTCCCAATGTGATTCCTGGACTTGCTGTAACTATTATGTGGCTTTTCATATACAGAGCAGGAAGAACAGGACTTTTAAATATAATCCTTGGAAACTTTGGTTTTCCTCCTCAGGCTTGGCTCACCAAATCCCATTTAGTTATTCCTTTAATTGTTCTTTTCATGACATGGAGATCAGCAGGAGCAACAACTTTAATTTATCTTGCAGGATTACAAGGTATAGATCAAGAGCTCTATGAAGCGGCAACTATAGATGGTGCTAATATATGGGCAAGATTAAAATATATTACTCTACCTCAAATATATAATTTAGCAAGAACTCTATTAATACTTCAAATAATTTTTGTTTTTCAAGTACTCTATGAGCCCTTAGTTCTCACTAATGGTGGCCCCAATAATGCTTCTATTTCTCTCATGCTTCTTGTATATAAATATGCCTTCGAAAAATTTGATTATCCAAAGGCAGTTTCTGTTTCTGTAATAATTGCATTAGTTTTGATCATATTGACAGGTTTATATAACAAATTAGTAAAGGAAAATGAAATGTAA
- a CDS encoding extracellular solute-binding protein produces MFKKLFLLLLLTTLFFLVSSNILVAQQKIVLRLGMWPEPTLKGDVEMFERWKKEFEKKYPNVQVVPATYKYSPDTFVPLAESGNLPTIFETWFTEPQKLIAGGFVKDITNELRKKGWDKLMNPSVKNILSKDGRIYGVPRDAYALGMYLNLDLFQKAGLMNPDGTPNYPRTWSELAKFAKIIKDKTGKAGLCLLAKDNAGGWHFTQIAWNFGAKLEVQRDGKWYANLNSKEVISAMNFVRDLKWKYNVLTDDPTSEDWGSGFEAIATGRSAMYLGAQDAVNQPTQVYGLPLDKLAIVPVPAGPKGHYSLMGGTPYMFSAKASSEEIMAALNFLEIMGKAPVVTPESLAGMKADAENRIRNGVPVIPSFPAWIEPNWLKAQEDIVNRYRNVNMALYNDYYNWIKKRGVLRPEEPHLTQDMYAELTKVLQAVLTNKNADIVKLLDTANKNLQSLLDTYINKK; encoded by the coding sequence ATGTTTAAAAAATTATTCTTATTACTTCTTCTTACAACTCTTTTCTTTTTAGTAAGCAGTAATATTTTAGTTGCTCAACAAAAAATAGTTTTAAGACTTGGGATGTGGCCTGAGCCTACTTTAAAAGGTGATGTAGAAATGTTTGAAAGATGGAAGAAAGAATTTGAAAAGAAATATCCTAATGTGCAAGTAGTTCCAGCAACTTATAAATACTCTCCCGATACTTTTGTTCCTTTAGCTGAATCTGGAAATTTACCTACTATTTTTGAAACATGGTTTACAGAGCCTCAAAAATTGATTGCAGGAGGATTTGTAAAAGATATAACTAATGAACTTCGAAAAAAAGGCTGGGATAAATTAATGAACCCATCAGTAAAAAATATTTTATCTAAGGATGGAAGAATTTATGGAGTTCCAAGAGATGCTTATGCCCTTGGAATGTATTTAAATCTTGATCTTTTCCAAAAAGCTGGATTAATGAATCCTGATGGAACTCCTAATTATCCAAGAACATGGTCAGAACTCGCAAAATTTGCAAAAATTATAAAGGATAAAACAGGAAAAGCAGGTCTTTGTTTATTAGCAAAGGATAATGCAGGAGGATGGCATTTCACTCAAATTGCTTGGAATTTTGGAGCAAAATTAGAAGTGCAAAGAGATGGAAAATGGTATGCCAATCTAAATTCAAAGGAAGTAATTTCCGCTATGAATTTTGTAAGGGATCTTAAGTGGAAATACAATGTACTAACCGACGATCCTACTAGTGAAGATTGGGGATCTGGCTTTGAAGCTATTGCTACAGGAAGATCCGCTATGTATCTTGGTGCTCAAGATGCGGTAAACCAACCCACTCAAGTTTATGGATTACCATTAGATAAATTAGCAATAGTTCCTGTACCTGCAGGTCCTAAGGGGCATTATTCTTTAATGGGAGGAACTCCATACATGTTTAGCGCTAAGGCATCTTCTGAAGAAATAATGGCAGCACTTAATTTTCTTGAGATTATGGGTAAAGCCCCTGTAGTTACCCCAGAATCTTTAGCAGGTATGAAAGCGGATGCGGAGAATAGGATAAGAAATGGGGTTCCTGTAATTCCTTCCTTCCCAGCATGGATAGAACCTAATTGGTTGAAAGCTCAAGAAGATATTGTAAATAGATACAGAAATGTAAATATGGCTCTATATAATGATTATTATAATTGGATTAAGAAAAGGGGAGTTTTAAGACCAGAAGAGCCTCATTTGACCCAAGATATGTATGCAGAACTTACAAAGGTACTTCAGGCAGTATTAACCAATAAGAATGCAGATATAGTTAAATTATTGGATACTGCTAATAAAAATCTCCAAAGTCTTTTAGATACATATATAAATAAGAAATAG
- a CDS encoding carbohydrate ABC transporter permease yields MFRSFTKDSGLIRTFDLKKPSIRIIYIILLIISLFIVFIALAPIIWTILSGFKSLSEFVNEPKLLPSSYNIGKFIETWKTLEFTRFYINSFIVVIGSIFFAVIGNGLLGYALSKIRPRGSKFIYFLILWSLMIPATTSIVPLFLNIVKLKLQGSFLPLWMSAGANAFFVILYKNFFDSIPQSVIEAARIDGCNEWSIFFKIVFPLSYSINTVVTIFTINASWSDFLLPYLLLNNTGKETVMVRLFLFRNSVATDVDIIRAVTFSIIPPIILFAFFQKYMREGISNIGVKG; encoded by the coding sequence ATGTTTAGATCTTTTACAAAGGATAGTGGATTAATAAGAACCTTTGATTTAAAAAAGCCATCTATAAGAATAATATATATAATTCTTTTAATAATCTCTCTATTTATAGTTTTTATTGCCTTAGCTCCTATAATTTGGACTATCTTATCAGGATTTAAGTCATTAAGTGAGTTTGTAAATGAACCTAAACTTCTTCCAAGTTCCTATAATATAGGAAAATTTATTGAGACATGGAAGACATTAGAATTTACTAGATTCTATATTAATTCTTTCATAGTAGTTATTGGAAGTATATTTTTTGCTGTTATAGGAAATGGACTTTTAGGTTATGCCCTTTCTAAAATAAGACCAAGAGGATCTAAATTTATATACTTTCTAATCCTTTGGAGTCTAATGATTCCAGCTACTACGAGCATTGTACCTCTTTTTCTTAATATAGTAAAATTGAAGCTTCAAGGTTCTTTTCTTCCCCTATGGATGTCTGCAGGTGCCAATGCTTTCTTTGTTATCTTATATAAAAACTTTTTCGATTCTATACCTCAATCTGTTATAGAAGCAGCAAGAATTGATGGATGTAATGAATGGTCTATTTTTTTCAAAATTGTATTTCCTTTAAGTTATTCCATTAATACTGTTGTCACTATTTTTACTATCAATGCTTCTTGGTCTGATTTTCTTCTTCCCTATCTCTTACTAAATAACACGGGAAAGGAAACAGTAATGGTTAGATTGTTTTTATTTAGAAATAGTGTTGCTACAGATGTGGATATTATAAGAGCTGTTACCTTCTCAATAATTCCCCCAATTATTCTCTTTGCCTTTTTCCAAAAATATATGAGAGAAGGAATCTCAAATATAGGAGTAAAAGGATGA